In Doryrhamphus excisus isolate RoL2022-K1 chromosome 21, RoL_Dexc_1.0, whole genome shotgun sequence, a single genomic region encodes these proteins:
- the cdk8 gene encoding cyclin-dependent kinase 8 isoform X1, translating to MDYDFKVKLTGERERVEDLFEYEGCKVGRGTYGHVYKAKRKDGKDDKDYALKQIEGTGISMSACREIALLRELKHPNVISLQKVFLSHADRKVWLLFDYAEHDLWHIIKFHRASKANKKPLQLPRGMVKSLLYQILDGIHYLHANWVLHRDLKPANILVMGEGPERGRVKIADMGFARLFNSPLKPLADLDPVVVTFWYRAPELLLGARHYTKAIDIWAIGCIFAELLTSEPIFHCRQEDIKTSNPYHHDQLDRIFNVMGFPADKDWEDIKKMPEHSTLMKDFRRNTYTNCSLIKYMEKHKVKPDSKAFHLLQKLLTMDPIRRITSEQAMQDPYFLEEPLPTSDVFAGCQIPYPKREFLTEEEPDDKADKVRQKNQQQQQGNNHTNGAGHTGNPDNSHAQGPPLKKVRVVPPTTTSGGLIMTSDYQRSNPHAAYQNPGPSTSLPQSSMGYSSTSQQPPQYSHQTHRY from the exons ATGGACTATGATTTCAAGGTGAAGCTGACCGGCGAACGAGAGcgtgtggaggacttgtttgaGTACGAAGGATGCAAAGTGGGCAGAGGCACCTACGGGCATGTTTACAAGGCGAAGAGAAAAGATGG GAAAGATGATAAGGACTACGCCCTCAAACAGATTGAAGGCACCGGCATCTCCATGTCAGCCTGCAGAGAGATTGCG CTGCTGCGAGAGCTGAAGCACCCCAACGTCATCTCACTGCAGAAGGTTTTCCTGTCACACGCAGACCGAAAAGTGTGGCTGCTGTTTGACTACGCCGAGCACGACCTCTGG CACATTATTAAGTTCCACAGAGCCTCCAAGGCCAACAAGAAGCCGCTGCAGCTTCCCAGAGGGATGGTCAAGTCTCTGCTCTACCAGATCCTGGATGGCATCCATTACCTCCACGCAAACTGGGTCCTCCACAGAGACCTC AAACCAGCCAACATTTTAGTGATGGGGGAGGGGCCAGAGAGGGGTAGAGTAAAGATAG CCGACATGGGGTTTGCCCGTCTCTTCAATTCACCGCTGAAGCCTTTAGCCGACCTCGACCCGGTGGTCGTCACATTCTGGTACAGGGCGCCTGAACTGCTGCTGGGGGCCCGGCACTACACCAAAGCCATCG ACATCTGGGCGATAGGCTGCATCTTTGCGGAGCTGCTGACGTCTGAGCCCATATTCCACTGTCGCCAGGAGGACATCAAGACCAGTAACCCTTACCATCACGACCAGCTTGACCGCATCTTCAACGTCATGGGCTTCCCTGCTG ATAAAGACTGGGAGGACATCAAAAAGATGCCTGAGCACTCCACGCTGATGAAAGACTTCAGAAGGAACAC ATACACAAACTGCAGCCTTATAAAGTACATGGAGAAACACAAAGTCAAGCCAGACAGCAAAGCATTCCATCTG CTGCAGAAGCTACTGACCATGGACCCCATCCGTAGAATCACATCCGAGCAGGCAATGCAGGACCCCTACTTTTTGGAGGAGCCGCTGCCCACCTCAGA tgtgtttgCAGGTTGTCAGATTCCTTACCCCAAGCGGGAATTTCTGACAGAGGAGGAGCCAGACGACAAGGCAGACAAAGTAAGACAG AagaaccagcagcagcagcagggaaACAACCACACAAACGGGGCGGGGCACACCGGCAACCCCGACAACAGCCACGCCCAGGGCCCGCCTCTGAAGAAAGTGCGAGTTGTCCCGCCCACCACTACCTCAGGTGGCCTCATCATGACCTCAGACTACCAG CGCTCCAATCCACATGCTGCCTACCAGAACCCCGGACCAAGCACATCACTGCCCCAAAGCAGCATGGGATACTCCTCTACCTCCCAACAGCCGCCACAGTACTCCCACCAGACCCACCGCTACTGA
- the cdk8 gene encoding cyclin-dependent kinase 8 isoform X2, which produces MDYDFKVKLTGERERVEDLFEYEGCKVGRGTYGHVYKAKRKDGKDDKDYALKQIEGTGISMSACREIALLRELKHPNVISLQKVFLSHADRKVWLLFDYAEHDLWHIIKFHRASKANKKPLQLPRGMVKSLLYQILDGIHYLHANWVLHRDLKPANILVMGEGPERGRVKIADMGFARLFNSPLKPLADLDPVVVTFWYRAPELLLGARHYTKAIDIWAIGCIFAELLTSEPIFHCRQEDIKTSNPYHHDQLDRIFNVMGFPADKDWEDIKKMPEHSTLMKDFRRNTYTNCSLIKYMEKHKVKPDSKAFHLLQKLLTMDPIRRITSEQAMQDPYFLEEPLPTSDVFAGCQIPYPKREFLTEEEPDDKADKKNQQQQQGNNHTNGAGHTGNPDNSHAQGPPLKKVRVVPPTTTSGGLIMTSDYQRSNPHAAYQNPGPSTSLPQSSMGYSSTSQQPPQYSHQTHRY; this is translated from the exons ATGGACTATGATTTCAAGGTGAAGCTGACCGGCGAACGAGAGcgtgtggaggacttgtttgaGTACGAAGGATGCAAAGTGGGCAGAGGCACCTACGGGCATGTTTACAAGGCGAAGAGAAAAGATGG GAAAGATGATAAGGACTACGCCCTCAAACAGATTGAAGGCACCGGCATCTCCATGTCAGCCTGCAGAGAGATTGCG CTGCTGCGAGAGCTGAAGCACCCCAACGTCATCTCACTGCAGAAGGTTTTCCTGTCACACGCAGACCGAAAAGTGTGGCTGCTGTTTGACTACGCCGAGCACGACCTCTGG CACATTATTAAGTTCCACAGAGCCTCCAAGGCCAACAAGAAGCCGCTGCAGCTTCCCAGAGGGATGGTCAAGTCTCTGCTCTACCAGATCCTGGATGGCATCCATTACCTCCACGCAAACTGGGTCCTCCACAGAGACCTC AAACCAGCCAACATTTTAGTGATGGGGGAGGGGCCAGAGAGGGGTAGAGTAAAGATAG CCGACATGGGGTTTGCCCGTCTCTTCAATTCACCGCTGAAGCCTTTAGCCGACCTCGACCCGGTGGTCGTCACATTCTGGTACAGGGCGCCTGAACTGCTGCTGGGGGCCCGGCACTACACCAAAGCCATCG ACATCTGGGCGATAGGCTGCATCTTTGCGGAGCTGCTGACGTCTGAGCCCATATTCCACTGTCGCCAGGAGGACATCAAGACCAGTAACCCTTACCATCACGACCAGCTTGACCGCATCTTCAACGTCATGGGCTTCCCTGCTG ATAAAGACTGGGAGGACATCAAAAAGATGCCTGAGCACTCCACGCTGATGAAAGACTTCAGAAGGAACAC ATACACAAACTGCAGCCTTATAAAGTACATGGAGAAACACAAAGTCAAGCCAGACAGCAAAGCATTCCATCTG CTGCAGAAGCTACTGACCATGGACCCCATCCGTAGAATCACATCCGAGCAGGCAATGCAGGACCCCTACTTTTTGGAGGAGCCGCTGCCCACCTCAGA tgtgtttgCAGGTTGTCAGATTCCTTACCCCAAGCGGGAATTTCTGACAGAGGAGGAGCCAGACGACAAGGCAGACAAA AagaaccagcagcagcagcagggaaACAACCACACAAACGGGGCGGGGCACACCGGCAACCCCGACAACAGCCACGCCCAGGGCCCGCCTCTGAAGAAAGTGCGAGTTGTCCCGCCCACCACTACCTCAGGTGGCCTCATCATGACCTCAGACTACCAG CGCTCCAATCCACATGCTGCCTACCAGAACCCCGGACCAAGCACATCACTGCCCCAAAGCAGCATGGGATACTCCTCTACCTCCCAACAGCCGCCACAGTACTCCCACCAGACCCACCGCTACTGA
- the rnf6 gene encoding E3 ubiquitin-protein ligase RNF6 isoform X1, whose protein sequence is MRRSLFMVMDPPGGGDERRRQAERLRREEAYYHFINELSEEEYRLMRDSNLLGTPGEVTAEELQQRLDGAKERESSQPSTVQRLPAADPVEQQGGSGEERGSGGRRGTGTHGEPGAETSNGDSLLEWLNTFRRTGNATRSGQSGNQTWRAVSRTNPNSGEFRFSLEININHDQSEAGEQSDTLDLAEQPPAAPSTPPNRTASSASRPSSVPRPSPYPSPRPALSRRMQTRRTRSSTSTLSVGPTALTAPAAPPAPRRGAAMHSLVPPPTVAPHSDLSAPSSHQAPIQVEMEQGRDDVTLSLDCPRVSPQAGSQAPAVEQESRRTRSRGRSRRAAAGSLAPPRTSRRSRSPLQRSPVTTPVPSGISGSSIHIVDTGSGTSSVSMETGEAAAEPAAETEPAAETGERENESHLTSSGASSVRRHPTIMLDLQVRRIRPGENRDRDSIASRTRSRARVAENTVTFESDSGGFRRTISRSERAGIRTYVSTIRIPLRRISETGLGEPNSTALRSILRQIMTGFGELSSLMETEADSESVSPSHMDVSLTNSSPSPAGRLYTHENTSAQVGSAALDPERVGPAGNEEERGGQARLGGGPVSATEGRPTSRDTNNLVENGTLPILRLAQFFLLNDEEEDEHPRGLTKEQIDNLATRSYGQASLEGEAGRACSVCINDYAQGNKLRRLPCSHEFHIHCIDRWLSENNTCPICRQPILAAHQD, encoded by the exons ATGCGTCGAT CACTGTTCATGGTAATGGACCCTCCTGGGGGGGGAGACGAGCGTCGGAGACAGGCAGAGCGTCTTCGAAGGGAGGAGGCGTATTATCATTTTATCAATGAGCTGAGCGAGGAGGAGTATCGACTCATGAGAGACAGCAACCTGCTGGGGACCCCCG GAGAGGTGACCGCCGAGGAGCTCCAACAGCGTCTTGATGGCGCAAAGGAGCGCGAGTCATCTCAGCCCAGCACGGTGCAGCGCTTGCCGGCTGCTGACCCGGTGGAGCAGCAGGGCGGCAGTGGAGAGGAGAGGGGGTCTGGCGGGCGACGAGGAACAG GCACCCACGGAGAACCCGGGGCAGAGACCTCCAACGGAGACTCCTTACTGGAGTGGCTAAACACGTTCAGGCGCACTGGGAACGCCACCCGCAGCGGGCAGAGCGGCAACCAGACGTGGCGCGCCGTTAGCCGGACCAACCCCAACAGCGGGGAGTTCCGCTTCAGCCTGGAGATCAACATCAACCACGATCAGTCCGAAGCGGGGGAGCAGAGTGACACTTTGGATTTGGCCGAGCAGCCCCCCGCTGCTCCAAGTACACCTCCCAACCGAACCGCTTCCTCCGCCTCTCGGCCGTCAAGCGTGCCCCGGCCGTCCCCTTACCCGTCCCCTCGGCCTGCCCTCAGCAGGAGGATGCAGACACGCCGCACACGCAGCAGCACTAGCACTCTTTCCGTGGGCCCCACTGCACTTACGGCTCCTGCGGCGCCTCCAGCTCCGAGGAGAGGGGCCGCCATGCACTCTTTAGTACCGCCACCCACTGTTGCCCCCCATTCCGACCTGTCAGCACCTTCTTCACATCAAGCCCCCATTCAAGTCGAAATGGAGCAGGGCCGCGATGACGTGACCTTATCCCTGGACTGCCCCCGTGTGTCGCCCCAGGCTGGGTCTCAGGCCCCCGCGGTGGAGCAAGAATCACGCAGGACTCGATCACGCGGACGATCGCGCAGGGCTGCGGCAGGGAGCTTGGCCCCACCCCGCACCTCCAGGCGAAGTCGGTCTCCCTTACAAAGGAGCCCCGTCACGACCCCGGTGCCCAGTGGTATCAGCGGCTCGAGCATCCACATTGTCGACACAGGAAGTGGTACCAGCTCTGTCTCCATGGAGACGGGGGAGGCTGCAGCAGAACCTGCAGCCGAAACGGAGCCAGCTGCCGAGACTGGCGAGCGTGAAAATGAATCACATTTGACTTCATCAGGAGCTTCTTCAGTCCGCCGCCACCCCACCATCATGCTGGACCTGCAAGTGAGAAGGATcagacccggagaaaaccgagacCGGGACAGCATTGCCAGCCGAACGCGCTCTCGAGCCCGTGTTGCCGAGAACACGGTCACTTTTGAAAGCGACAGCGGTGGATTTCGCCGCACCATCTCCAGGTCGGAGCGAGCGGGGATCCGCACGTACGTGAGCACTATTCGGATCCCGCTGCGGCGCATCAGCGAGACCGGCCTGGGGGAACCCAACTCAACTGCACTGCGCTCCATTCTGCGCCAGATCATGACCGGATTTGGAGAGCTGAGCTCTCTCATGGAGACCGAGGCAGATTCTGAAAGCGTGTCCCCGAGCCACATGGACGTTAGCTTGACGAATAGCAGCCCTAGCCCAGCCGGACGCTTGTACACCCACGAGAACACATCCGCTCAGGTGGGCTCAGCTGCACTTGATCCGGAGAGGGTGGGGCCAGCGGGGAACGAGGAGGAGCGCGGCGGTCAGGCCAGACTCGGGGGAGGACCGGTGAGCGCCACAGAGGGCCGGCCCACCAGCAGAGACACTAACAACCTTGTAGAAAACGGCACTCTCCCCATCTTGCGGCTAGCGCAGTTCTTCCTCTTGAACgacgaagaggaggatgagCACCCTCGCGGCCTGACCAAAGAGCAGATTGACAATTTGGCCACACGCTCCTACGGCCAGGCCAGCCTGGAGGGGGAGGCGGGCCGCGCGTGCAGCGTTTGCATCAACGACTACGCCCAGGGCAACAAGCTGCGGCGCCTGCCCTGCTCGCACGAGTTCCACATCCACTGCATCGACCGCTGGCTCTCGGAGAACAACACCTGCCCCATCTGCAGGCAGCCCATCCTGGCCGCGCACCAGGACTGA
- the rnf6 gene encoding E3 ubiquitin-protein ligase RNF6 isoform X2, translated as MVMDPPGGGDERRRQAERLRREEAYYHFINELSEEEYRLMRDSNLLGTPGEVTAEELQQRLDGAKERESSQPSTVQRLPAADPVEQQGGSGEERGSGGRRGTGTHGEPGAETSNGDSLLEWLNTFRRTGNATRSGQSGNQTWRAVSRTNPNSGEFRFSLEININHDQSEAGEQSDTLDLAEQPPAAPSTPPNRTASSASRPSSVPRPSPYPSPRPALSRRMQTRRTRSSTSTLSVGPTALTAPAAPPAPRRGAAMHSLVPPPTVAPHSDLSAPSSHQAPIQVEMEQGRDDVTLSLDCPRVSPQAGSQAPAVEQESRRTRSRGRSRRAAAGSLAPPRTSRRSRSPLQRSPVTTPVPSGISGSSIHIVDTGSGTSSVSMETGEAAAEPAAETEPAAETGERENESHLTSSGASSVRRHPTIMLDLQVRRIRPGENRDRDSIASRTRSRARVAENTVTFESDSGGFRRTISRSERAGIRTYVSTIRIPLRRISETGLGEPNSTALRSILRQIMTGFGELSSLMETEADSESVSPSHMDVSLTNSSPSPAGRLYTHENTSAQVGSAALDPERVGPAGNEEERGGQARLGGGPVSATEGRPTSRDTNNLVENGTLPILRLAQFFLLNDEEEDEHPRGLTKEQIDNLATRSYGQASLEGEAGRACSVCINDYAQGNKLRRLPCSHEFHIHCIDRWLSENNTCPICRQPILAAHQD; from the exons ATGGTAATGGACCCTCCTGGGGGGGGAGACGAGCGTCGGAGACAGGCAGAGCGTCTTCGAAGGGAGGAGGCGTATTATCATTTTATCAATGAGCTGAGCGAGGAGGAGTATCGACTCATGAGAGACAGCAACCTGCTGGGGACCCCCG GAGAGGTGACCGCCGAGGAGCTCCAACAGCGTCTTGATGGCGCAAAGGAGCGCGAGTCATCTCAGCCCAGCACGGTGCAGCGCTTGCCGGCTGCTGACCCGGTGGAGCAGCAGGGCGGCAGTGGAGAGGAGAGGGGGTCTGGCGGGCGACGAGGAACAG GCACCCACGGAGAACCCGGGGCAGAGACCTCCAACGGAGACTCCTTACTGGAGTGGCTAAACACGTTCAGGCGCACTGGGAACGCCACCCGCAGCGGGCAGAGCGGCAACCAGACGTGGCGCGCCGTTAGCCGGACCAACCCCAACAGCGGGGAGTTCCGCTTCAGCCTGGAGATCAACATCAACCACGATCAGTCCGAAGCGGGGGAGCAGAGTGACACTTTGGATTTGGCCGAGCAGCCCCCCGCTGCTCCAAGTACACCTCCCAACCGAACCGCTTCCTCCGCCTCTCGGCCGTCAAGCGTGCCCCGGCCGTCCCCTTACCCGTCCCCTCGGCCTGCCCTCAGCAGGAGGATGCAGACACGCCGCACACGCAGCAGCACTAGCACTCTTTCCGTGGGCCCCACTGCACTTACGGCTCCTGCGGCGCCTCCAGCTCCGAGGAGAGGGGCCGCCATGCACTCTTTAGTACCGCCACCCACTGTTGCCCCCCATTCCGACCTGTCAGCACCTTCTTCACATCAAGCCCCCATTCAAGTCGAAATGGAGCAGGGCCGCGATGACGTGACCTTATCCCTGGACTGCCCCCGTGTGTCGCCCCAGGCTGGGTCTCAGGCCCCCGCGGTGGAGCAAGAATCACGCAGGACTCGATCACGCGGACGATCGCGCAGGGCTGCGGCAGGGAGCTTGGCCCCACCCCGCACCTCCAGGCGAAGTCGGTCTCCCTTACAAAGGAGCCCCGTCACGACCCCGGTGCCCAGTGGTATCAGCGGCTCGAGCATCCACATTGTCGACACAGGAAGTGGTACCAGCTCTGTCTCCATGGAGACGGGGGAGGCTGCAGCAGAACCTGCAGCCGAAACGGAGCCAGCTGCCGAGACTGGCGAGCGTGAAAATGAATCACATTTGACTTCATCAGGAGCTTCTTCAGTCCGCCGCCACCCCACCATCATGCTGGACCTGCAAGTGAGAAGGATcagacccggagaaaaccgagacCGGGACAGCATTGCCAGCCGAACGCGCTCTCGAGCCCGTGTTGCCGAGAACACGGTCACTTTTGAAAGCGACAGCGGTGGATTTCGCCGCACCATCTCCAGGTCGGAGCGAGCGGGGATCCGCACGTACGTGAGCACTATTCGGATCCCGCTGCGGCGCATCAGCGAGACCGGCCTGGGGGAACCCAACTCAACTGCACTGCGCTCCATTCTGCGCCAGATCATGACCGGATTTGGAGAGCTGAGCTCTCTCATGGAGACCGAGGCAGATTCTGAAAGCGTGTCCCCGAGCCACATGGACGTTAGCTTGACGAATAGCAGCCCTAGCCCAGCCGGACGCTTGTACACCCACGAGAACACATCCGCTCAGGTGGGCTCAGCTGCACTTGATCCGGAGAGGGTGGGGCCAGCGGGGAACGAGGAGGAGCGCGGCGGTCAGGCCAGACTCGGGGGAGGACCGGTGAGCGCCACAGAGGGCCGGCCCACCAGCAGAGACACTAACAACCTTGTAGAAAACGGCACTCTCCCCATCTTGCGGCTAGCGCAGTTCTTCCTCTTGAACgacgaagaggaggatgagCACCCTCGCGGCCTGACCAAAGAGCAGATTGACAATTTGGCCACACGCTCCTACGGCCAGGCCAGCCTGGAGGGGGAGGCGGGCCGCGCGTGCAGCGTTTGCATCAACGACTACGCCCAGGGCAACAAGCTGCGGCGCCTGCCCTGCTCGCACGAGTTCCACATCCACTGCATCGACCGCTGGCTCTCGGAGAACAACACCTGCCCCATCTGCAGGCAGCCCATCCTGGCCGCGCACCAGGACTGA